One window of the Acidobacteriota bacterium genome contains the following:
- a CDS encoding TonB-dependent receptor has translation MNERKGLVLFLLVVLLAWSPVWAQRTRGSIGGRVVDDTGGVIPGVAVTATNVATGVDLSTVSNDTGTYRVNYVEPGEYELTVSLPGFKTIKQTVQLRTGDALLLDFTLEVGEVTEEVTVQAQAPLLQSSNATLSNLIDNERIETLPLAQGNPSHLLILAPGASSPPGGGWKWDEPGWSIATGFYFHGTRGNAIGFTLNGINNVGNAVGGSQQAQVQPSTEAVQEMKISHDYDATKGHHSGTTMDVTMKSGSNQWHGSVYGFWRDSDWNAAAFFDNRAGADKVPSFYRRYGGGVNGPVFKDKTFFAFTFESTFQETTEFYGTRTVPTPAMLQGDLSALLAAGPEYQIYDPGTIQPTGDGFFSRQPIPNNIIPSSKIHPISQKLLEFWPAPNVTGGADGTRNFQPVTPSPTGWTQYFARVDHTFSPSNRLFGNYALLGDWSGEWRDYYGNLATGFWQAIERWNFGLDDVWTVSPTTILNFRYSFNRGGYPAYAKSMKKTNHPDGFFDLATLPFSENMLSQLDPAETALPHIQIQGFSGIHDETRNALYRTMVHTAETSTDLNRGNHNVKLGMEFRSSLTNQASFTWANPVFRFGCDFTNGPLNTSPCAQGQGFAAFLLGQPSSGFINRNANFAAHTNYYGVFIQDNWRVTPELTVNIGLRWEYFAPVTERFDRSVSTFDFGADSPIAAAATAAYMANPIPEISPGDFQVKGGITYAGVGGIRRELWDVPSNLFAPRIGFAYRFGDDTVLRGGYGMFHEPVGIFGNRFRPILTGFSQSTDLVPSFDNGVTYIATFEDPFPTGLKEPIGNSMGLATNLGQSVSFFDQNTVKIPYNQRWSLTVQHMLPADTLLEVGYVGTRATGGFGSRNLNVLPGRYLSTLSHRNEANIALLGASFANPFAGLLPGTGLNTANISRSDLLKPYPHFRNVTLSMTNQNYAWYHALETRLERRLSRGISYMLGYSWSKFMEARQYLNPSDPVPYEVVATADRTHNFKLTGIWQVPFGRGHRLGGWQVSGVWQLQSGFPLSFGNVFTTSGFDPKKLPLSGGTVEKWFNTNAGFERSSARAPEGTHKRTFPFRFSNLRSAPVDFWDISVIKDTFITEGHRLRFQAQFLNAFNHASFGPVVTNPTSGSFGLVQRDVTWPRRIMLGVKYIF, from the coding sequence ATGAACGAGCGGAAGGGCCTGGTCCTTTTTCTGCTGGTCGTCCTGTTGGCCTGGAGTCCCGTCTGGGCCCAGAGAACCCGCGGCTCCATCGGCGGCCGCGTGGTGGACGACACCGGCGGCGTCATCCCGGGCGTGGCGGTGACGGCGACCAACGTCGCCACCGGAGTGGATCTTTCCACCGTCAGCAACGACACCGGCACCTACCGGGTCAACTACGTGGAGCCGGGCGAATACGAATTGACCGTGTCTCTCCCCGGGTTCAAGACCATCAAGCAGACGGTCCAATTGAGGACGGGCGATGCTCTGCTCCTGGACTTCACGCTGGAGGTGGGCGAGGTCACGGAAGAGGTGACGGTCCAGGCCCAGGCGCCGTTGCTTCAGAGCAGCAACGCCACGCTGAGCAACCTCATCGACAACGAGCGGATCGAGACCCTGCCGTTGGCCCAAGGAAATCCGAGCCACCTGCTGATCCTGGCGCCCGGCGCGTCGAGTCCTCCGGGCGGCGGCTGGAAGTGGGACGAGCCGGGGTGGTCCATCGCCACCGGCTTCTATTTCCACGGCACGCGCGGAAACGCCATCGGTTTCACCCTCAACGGCATCAACAACGTGGGGAACGCCGTCGGCGGCAGCCAGCAGGCCCAGGTCCAGCCCTCTACGGAGGCGGTCCAGGAGATGAAGATCTCCCACGACTACGACGCCACCAAGGGGCACCACTCGGGAACCACCATGGACGTCACCATGAAGTCGGGCAGCAACCAGTGGCACGGGTCGGTCTACGGATTCTGGCGCGACAGCGACTGGAACGCCGCCGCCTTCTTCGACAACCGCGCCGGCGCCGACAAGGTGCCCTCCTTCTACCGGCGTTACGGCGGCGGGGTCAACGGGCCCGTCTTCAAGGACAAGACCTTCTTTGCCTTCACCTTCGAGAGCACCTTCCAGGAGACGACCGAGTTCTACGGGACCCGCACCGTGCCCACCCCCGCCATGTTGCAGGGAGACCTTTCGGCGCTGCTGGCCGCCGGCCCCGAATACCAGATTTACGACCCCGGCACCATCCAACCCACGGGGGACGGATTTTTTTCCAGGCAGCCCATTCCCAACAACATCATTCCCTCCAGCAAGATTCACCCCATCTCTCAAAAACTCCTGGAATTCTGGCCTGCGCCCAATGTGACCGGGGGAGCCGACGGGACCCGGAACTTTCAGCCCGTGACTCCCTCCCCCACCGGGTGGACCCAGTACTTCGCCCGGGTGGACCACACCTTCAGCCCCAGCAACCGGCTCTTCGGGAACTACGCGCTCCTGGGAGACTGGTCGGGTGAATGGCGGGACTATTACGGCAACCTGGCCACCGGCTTCTGGCAGGCGATCGAACGGTGGAACTTCGGCTTGGACGACGTCTGGACCGTGAGTCCCACGACCATCCTCAATTTCCGCTACAGCTTCAACCGCGGAGGGTATCCGGCTTACGCCAAGAGCATGAAGAAGACGAACCACCCGGACGGGTTCTTCGACCTGGCCACCCTCCCCTTCTCGGAGAACATGCTGAGTCAATTGGACCCGGCCGAGACGGCGCTGCCCCACATCCAGATCCAGGGCTTCAGCGGTATCCACGACGAGACCCGCAACGCTCTCTACCGCACCATGGTGCACACCGCGGAGACCTCCACCGACCTCAACCGGGGCAATCACAACGTCAAGTTGGGTATGGAGTTCCGCAGCAGCCTGACCAACCAGGCCAGCTTTACCTGGGCCAATCCGGTCTTCCGCTTCGGCTGCGATTTCACCAACGGGCCGCTGAACACCTCGCCCTGCGCGCAGGGTCAGGGTTTCGCCGCCTTCCTGCTGGGGCAACCCTCCAGCGGATTCATCAACCGGAACGCCAACTTCGCGGCCCACACCAACTACTACGGCGTCTTTATTCAGGACAACTGGCGAGTGACTCCCGAACTGACCGTCAACATCGGGCTTCGCTGGGAGTACTTCGCTCCGGTCACCGAGCGTTTCGACCGGAGCGTGAGCACCTTCGACTTCGGAGCCGACAGCCCCATCGCGGCCGCGGCGACGGCGGCGTATATGGCCAATCCCATTCCGGAGATCTCTCCCGGCGATTTTCAGGTCAAAGGAGGGATCACCTATGCCGGCGTCGGCGGAATCCGACGAGAACTATGGGACGTGCCCTCCAACCTCTTCGCTCCCCGCATCGGTTTCGCCTACCGCTTCGGCGACGACACGGTGTTGCGCGGGGGCTACGGGATGTTTCATGAGCCGGTGGGCATCTTCGGAAACCGGTTCCGGCCCATTCTCACGGGTTTCAGTCAGTCGACCGACCTGGTTCCCAGCTTCGATAATGGCGTCACCTACATTGCCACCTTCGAAGACCCTTTCCCCACCGGACTCAAGGAGCCCATCGGAAACAGCATGGGTCTGGCCACGAACCTGGGTCAGAGCGTGAGCTTCTTCGACCAGAACACGGTCAAGATCCCCTACAACCAGCGCTGGTCACTGACCGTCCAGCACATGCTGCCGGCGGACACGCTGCTGGAAGTGGGGTACGTGGGAACCCGGGCGACGGGTGGATTCGGATCCCGGAACCTGAACGTCCTTCCGGGCCGCTATCTGAGTACCCTCAGCCACCGCAACGAAGCGAACATCGCCTTGCTGGGCGCTTCTTTTGCCAACCCCTTCGCCGGACTCCTCCCGGGGACGGGATTGAACACCGCCAACATCAGCCGCAGCGATCTGCTCAAGCCGTACCCTCATTTCCGGAACGTGACCCTGAGCATGACCAATCAGAACTACGCCTGGTATCACGCGTTGGAGACGCGGCTGGAAAGGCGTCTGAGCCGAGGCATCAGCTACATGCTCGGCTACAGTTGGTCCAAGTTCATGGAGGCCCGGCAGTACCTCAACCCCAGCGATCCGGTTCCCTACGAAGTCGTGGCGACCGCCGACCGGACCCACAACTTCAAGCTCACCGGGATCTGGCAGGTGCCCTTCGGGCGCGGCCACAGGCTGGGCGGTTGGCAGGTCTCCGGGGTCTGGCAGCTCCAGAGCGGTTTCCCCCTCAGTTTCGGGAACGTGTTCACCACCTCGGGCTTCGACCCCAAGAAGCTGCCTCTGTCGGGCGGAACCGTGGAGAAATGGTTCAACACCAACGCCGGATTCGAGAGGAGTTCCGCCAGGGCTCCCGAGGGGACCCACAAGCGGACCTTCCCCTTCCGCTTCAGCAATCTGCGTTCCGCTCCGGTCGACTTCTGGGACATCAGCGTCATCAAGGACACCTTCATCACCGAGGGCCACCGGCTCCGCTTTCAGGCCCAGTTCCTGAACGCCTTCAATCACGCCAGCTTCGGTCCGGTGGTGACGAACCCCACCAGCGGCAGCTTCGGGTTGGTTCAGCGGGACGTGACCTGGCCCAGGCGGATTATGCTGGGCGTGAAGTACATATTTTAG
- a CDS encoding phytanoyl-CoA dioxygenase family protein yields the protein MTEAANGFMRQFEEQGYVVLEGILDPEFDLQPILDHYERLVDSLARRLADKGVLSSTYEDLSFGPRLAAVVSETGGSFFQEMEISLPQSGIYPDTPIHHPPEVFRLLRHPGLLDAVERFIGPEIYSNPVQHIRIKPPQRLLSEDVLLNALVARTSWHQDQGVVIPDADSTKMLTVWVPITDATRENGCLMVVPGSHKRGLTLHCTSPGKFQIPDRLVSPGARPLPMKAGDVLFMHKLTMHSSLANRSDQLRCSFDLRYNPIGEHTGRPWFPGFVARSRSNPESELRDPEIWAESWRQARDHLAQVENPSFQRWVEGDPRCA from the coding sequence ATGACCGAAGCGGCAAACGGTTTCATGCGGCAGTTCGAGGAGCAGGGCTACGTGGTGCTGGAGGGAATCCTGGACCCGGAGTTCGACCTCCAACCCATCCTGGACCACTACGAGCGGCTCGTGGATTCCCTCGCCCGCCGGCTCGCGGACAAGGGCGTCCTTTCCAGTACGTACGAGGACCTCTCATTCGGGCCACGCCTGGCGGCCGTCGTCAGCGAGACCGGTGGCTCCTTCTTCCAGGAGATGGAGATCTCGCTTCCCCAGAGCGGGATTTACCCCGACACTCCAATTCATCATCCGCCGGAGGTGTTCCGTCTCCTCAGACACCCGGGACTGCTGGATGCGGTCGAACGTTTCATCGGCCCCGAGATCTATTCGAACCCCGTGCAGCACATTCGGATCAAGCCGCCCCAGCGCCTGCTGTCCGAAGACGTGCTGCTGAACGCGCTGGTCGCGCGCACTTCCTGGCATCAGGACCAGGGTGTCGTGATCCCGGACGCCGACTCCACCAAGATGCTGACGGTCTGGGTTCCGATCACGGACGCCACCCGGGAGAATGGTTGCCTGATGGTGGTGCCGGGCAGTCACAAACGGGGATTGACTTTGCATTGTACGTCCCCGGGCAAGTTCCAGATTCCCGACCGGCTCGTCTCCCCCGGGGCCCGCCCCCTGCCGATGAAGGCCGGAGACGTGCTCTTCATGCACAAGCTGACCATGCACAGCTCTCTCGCCAACCGGAGCGATCAACTGCGTTGCAGCTTCGATCTTCGATACAACCCCATCGGAGAGCACACCGGGCGGCCCTGGTTTCCGGGATTCGTGGCGCGGAGCCGTTCCAATCCCGAGTCGGAACTCAGGGACCCGGAAATCTGGGCGGAGAGCTGGCGTCAAGCCAGGGACCATCTGGCCCAGGTTGAAAACCCCAGCTTTCAACGCTGGGTCGAAGGCGATCCTCGCTGCGCCTGA
- a CDS encoding type II toxin-antitoxin system prevent-host-death family antitoxin, with amino-acid sequence MRTIPLRVANQKFSKLVQEVENGQEFLITRRGHPIAELVPHQADKTTDPNWNAAYRQMMTRLRKGASLGGLRIERDEIHER; translated from the coding sequence ATGCGGACCATTCCCTTGAGGGTTGCCAACCAGAAGTTCTCGAAGCTGGTGCAGGAGGTTGAAAACGGTCAGGAATTCCTGATTACCCGGAGAGGCCATCCGATTGCGGAGCTTGTGCCCCACCAGGCTGACAAGACCACCGACCCCAACTGGAATGCGGCCTACCGGCAGATGATGACCCGCCTGAGGAAGGGGGCCTCGCTCGGAGGTCTGAGGATCGAGCGTGACGAGATCCATGAACGTTGA
- a CDS encoding PIN domain-containing protein: MRVRPVPRRFSLDTNILVYAVDRDSGLRHHEAVDLVGHAAKCDCVLTIQSLAEFFRATTRKGLLSPADAGAFVRDWLGLFDIASADDVALVDAMEAAEEHGLSFWDAMLWAAARSARCSSILTEDLQDGRRLGGVEFLNPFRAENRDRLSLLLGN, from the coding sequence TTGCGGGTTAGGCCTGTCCCGAGACGCTTCTCGCTGGACACCAACATCCTGGTGTACGCGGTCGATCGCGATAGCGGACTCCGGCACCATGAAGCCGTCGATTTGGTGGGTCACGCGGCGAAGTGCGACTGCGTGCTGACGATCCAGTCGCTGGCGGAATTCTTTCGGGCGACCACCCGCAAAGGGTTGCTCAGTCCGGCCGACGCGGGCGCTTTCGTGCGAGATTGGCTCGGACTATTCGATATCGCCTCAGCGGACGACGTGGCATTGGTCGATGCCATGGAAGCAGCGGAGGAACACGGGCTGTCATTCTGGGACGCGATGCTCTGGGCCGCCGCGCGGAGTGCTCGCTGCTCGTCGATTTTGACCGAAGATCTGCAAGATGGCCGGCGCCTGGGTGGAGTCGAGTTCCTGAATCCCTTCAGGGCTGAAAACAGAGACCGCTTGTCTCTCTTGCTGGGAAATTGA
- a CDS encoding AAA family ATPase: MYLKILTHPIFMNLNFHMPMIVDLRHPLIMLSGENGSGKSTLLHSIYHALRGERLQHYSYRLETRDVEIGEVRLFDAEQHNPRNQLHLFKDEPQMLEFLHVASHGQIMLSLFQESFPKLPEGTVLLLDEPEMALSQSNQRRVLKMLMELVDQKNMRIVTATHSPILLESPHTYVIDLDQAVNRNVLPDDLPVPGQSTIN, translated from the coding sequence ATGTACCTGAAAATCCTCACTCATCCCATATTCATGAACCTGAACTTCCACATGCCCATGATCGTCGATCTGCGTCATCCCCTCATCATGCTGAGCGGAGAGAACGGATCGGGGAAGTCGACGCTGCTTCATTCCATCTACCATGCGCTCAGGGGTGAACGACTGCAGCACTATTCGTATCGTCTCGAAACCCGGGACGTGGAGATCGGGGAGGTTCGCCTCTTCGACGCCGAGCAGCACAACCCCCGCAATCAGTTGCACCTCTTCAAGGACGAGCCGCAGATGCTGGAGTTCCTCCATGTCGCGAGTCACGGCCAGATCATGCTCTCGCTCTTCCAGGAGTCGTTTCCCAAGCTCCCCGAAGGGACGGTGCTCCTGCTGGACGAGCCGGAGATGGCCCTGTCCCAGTCGAACCAGCGCCGCGTGCTCAAGATGCTCATGGAACTGGTGGATCAGAAGAACATGCGCATCGTCACGGCGACCCATTCGCCGATTCTGCTGGAGTCTCCCCACACCTACGTCATCGATCTGGACCAGGCCGTGAACCGCAACGTCCTCCCCGACGATCTGCCGGTGCCGGGTCAGAGCACGATCAACTGA
- a CDS encoding SDR family NAD(P)-dependent oxidoreductase, with protein MNRIDLTGKNAVVTGGARGIGYAITRRLLDSGAACCIWDINEETAAAAADRLGETGACSFRTVDLTRADQVDAVAESTRNALGSIDILVNNAGVAGATKPLWEYDPEEWHWVVEVDLFGVYHCCRSVVPMMLDRGWGRIVSIASIAGKEGNPNASHYSSAKAGVIGLTKALGKELATSGILVNCVTPAVIETDMLKQLTQQHIDYMRSKIPMDRFGKTEEVAALVAWLSSPDCSFSTGGVFDISGGRATY; from the coding sequence ATGAACAGGATCGATCTGACAGGAAAGAACGCGGTCGTTACCGGAGGGGCCCGTGGCATCGGCTATGCCATTACCCGGCGCCTCCTGGATTCGGGAGCAGCCTGCTGCATTTGGGACATCAATGAGGAAACCGCGGCGGCGGCGGCGGATCGACTCGGGGAAACGGGAGCCTGCAGCTTCCGGACGGTCGATCTGACCCGGGCGGATCAGGTCGATGCCGTTGCCGAGAGCACCCGCAACGCTTTGGGGTCCATCGACATTCTGGTGAACAACGCCGGCGTCGCCGGCGCCACCAAGCCCCTCTGGGAGTATGATCCGGAGGAGTGGCATTGGGTCGTCGAGGTCGACCTGTTCGGCGTCTATCACTGCTGCCGTTCGGTGGTCCCCATGATGCTGGACCGGGGCTGGGGGCGAATCGTGAGCATCGCCTCCATCGCCGGGAAGGAGGGGAACCCCAACGCCTCCCACTACAGCTCCGCCAAGGCGGGTGTCATCGGCCTGACCAAGGCCCTGGGCAAGGAACTGGCCACCAGCGGAATCCTGGTGAACTGCGTGACCCCGGCCGTGATCGAGACCGATATGCTGAAACAGTTGACCCAGCAGCACATCGACTACATGCGCTCCAAGATCCCGATGGACCGCTTCGGAAAGACCGAAGAGGTGGCGGCGCTGGTGGCCTGGCTTTCGTCGCCGGACTGTTCGTTCAGCACCGGCGGCGTGTTCGATATCTCGGGCGGGCGGGCCACCTACTAG
- a CDS encoding carbon-nitrogen hydrolase family protein → MASIRIGLAQARQVDDLQINARTVFRFMEEASARGVQILCFPETHTVGYRVDVTPPPPQRPVPADHLSRLHRQVAERCGELGMACILGTEIPNPEDPVLGKPYNSALVVSEKGQILGAHHKVRLTPLDATAYIPGTRFETYELWGVRVGVVICFEGFRFPEATRECVSQGVQLVFHPQNNTTRPAAWKIPIHRSLIVARAAENTVWVASCNCCYEEHQNSTSLVVAPDGQVVGETGLGEEALLVRDIDPDQATRAMFLYDLEGCAPVLFGDQVRREEFAHVLEPAG, encoded by the coding sequence ATGGCTTCAATCCGGATTGGGCTGGCTCAGGCCAGACAGGTGGACGACCTTCAGATCAACGCCCGGACCGTCTTCCGGTTCATGGAGGAGGCCTCGGCCCGGGGCGTGCAGATCCTTTGCTTTCCCGAGACTCACACCGTCGGCTACCGCGTCGACGTGACGCCGCCGCCCCCGCAGCGGCCGGTGCCGGCGGACCATCTTTCCCGGCTCCATCGGCAGGTGGCCGAGCGCTGCGGAGAATTGGGAATGGCCTGCATCCTGGGGACCGAAATCCCCAACCCGGAGGATCCGGTGCTGGGGAAACCCTACAACTCGGCGCTGGTCGTTTCCGAGAAAGGCCAGATTTTGGGGGCCCACCACAAGGTCCGGCTGACTCCCCTGGACGCCACCGCCTATATCCCCGGGACCCGCTTCGAGACCTATGAGCTGTGGGGAGTCCGGGTGGGGGTCGTCATCTGCTTTGAGGGATTCCGGTTTCCCGAGGCCACGCGCGAGTGTGTCTCCCAGGGAGTCCAACTGGTCTTTCATCCTCAGAACAACACCACGCGTCCGGCCGCTTGGAAAATCCCGATTCACCGTTCCTTGATCGTCGCTAGAGCGGCCGAGAACACGGTCTGGGTCGCTTCCTGCAACTGCTGCTACGAGGAGCATCAGAACAGCACCAGCCTGGTCGTGGCCCCGGACGGGCAGGTGGTGGGAGAAACCGGGCTGGGAGAAGAGGCGCTTCTGGTTCGGGATATCGATCCGGATCAGGCCACGCGAGCCATGTTCCTCTACGACCTGGAAGGATGCGCCCCGGTCCTGTTCGGCGATCAGGTCCGGCGGGAGGAATTCGCCCATGTTCTGGAGCCGGCCGGTTAA
- a CDS encoding leucine-rich repeat domain-containing protein has product MPKRACRRSGGRSRHRQPAPIVLLALFVLWGPTEAWSQSTGICDRTPQVRDEILSRLSPGTACGDVTAQQLAGINQLTLSDSEIDAFQTDDFSGLTSMQFLNITGTSITTLPSGVFEDLGQLETLTINRNSLLTTVPSGVFNDLPSLLRLYIHTNALATVPPDLFSGLPNLEILEMGDNLLTEVPAGLFRGLSSLKQLIMPNNLLTTLPDGIFVGLTSLQLLYIYGNQPDDPDSLFPFLFTFPQEGSATEEQATVRVRLVLGVPLPMLQLSLSAEGGTVSPAVVSIAQGETESAPVTVTRTGDGPVTLRLSGLSADLSCTIVSVCWSGFRFTYRPLTLWEGPAGTPIDDSDDVPGSQLLFITDTGISARDQAGTGIPASRSVSDLLGTTEAAQKNFISVANTSEDRAVTVLFQYHNDEMKRVLWYLRVLRAGAAVLVDPFDHEIPGTADGEGAGGRVNVKDILFDTIPALSSEEDAGFNSGRFVIAVTAVGANTVDDPDTSGNESNTADTANILFPTFLAKDLHGVDNIDNCGEIRTAVGATAEDNNLEYTGHGIDGANDCSQASDAAGADDTSRNVGDLSIHNYQPLAFNWLTGHHTAAQLLPDLGEGIAWGVNALTRPAIAISGAAGAVHIGIDVPYTVLDGANGGRLAPKVHGGAEEENAATDDDNRADDSGAGAPVAQDPTASENNRVVNGGALVWPALYRTAHQEQRVRFLSVADDYGDPGEYQLLAARTLYRIALHDAMGNVLSFPETDLPVFGGLPLPEPPPSLHVLVDGIGVLPNASPEDCIGNARVEGWSLADLTDIVPSSAAGGKDFAGLDAPVDPETNASPGWVRFHRTQVTCTRDYGDGDPSDSSIEIPDGVPTQDKRSFIGGTVVVEKETANRTFVTAGQVVVRFLTPHSAFGASWWLGED; this is encoded by the coding sequence ATGCCAAAGAGAGCCTGCCGGAGGTCCGGCGGCCGGAGTCGACATCGACAGCCCGCACCGATTGTCCTGCTCGCCCTGTTCGTCTTGTGGGGACCGACTGAAGCGTGGTCGCAATCCACCGGTATTTGCGACCGGACCCCACAGGTTCGAGACGAGATTCTATCGCGGCTCTCACCAGGCACGGCCTGCGGCGACGTAACTGCCCAGCAACTGGCAGGAATCAACCAACTGACCCTTTCGGACAGTGAGATCGATGCGTTTCAAACCGACGACTTTTCGGGTCTCACGAGCATGCAGTTCCTGAATATCACAGGCACCAGTATTACCACGCTGCCGTCGGGCGTGTTCGAAGACCTTGGCCAGTTGGAAACCCTGACCATCAACCGAAATTCTCTCCTGACTACGGTGCCGTCGGGCGTGTTCAACGATCTCCCGAGTCTCCTGCGTCTTTACATCCATACCAACGCGCTGGCAACGGTGCCGCCGGACCTGTTCAGCGGCCTGCCCAACCTGGAAATTCTGGAAATGGGAGATAATCTTCTGACAGAAGTTCCGGCCGGCCTGTTCAGGGGTCTCTCCTCGCTTAAGCAGCTCATTATGCCCAACAACCTGTTGACGACCTTGCCGGATGGCATCTTCGTCGGCCTCACCAGCCTGCAGTTGTTGTACATTTACGGCAACCAGCCCGACGATCCCGATTCGCTCTTCCCATTCCTGTTCACCTTCCCGCAAGAGGGAAGCGCGACTGAGGAACAGGCCACGGTGCGCGTCCGCCTGGTGTTGGGCGTTCCCCTGCCAATGTTGCAGTTGTCCTTGTCGGCAGAAGGAGGCACCGTGTCGCCCGCAGTGGTGTCTATCGCGCAGGGCGAGACCGAGAGTGCGCCGGTCACCGTGACTCGTACCGGGGACGGACCCGTCACTCTCAGACTTTCTGGCCTGAGCGCGGACTTGAGCTGCACCATTGTCTCCGTCTGCTGGAGCGGGTTCCGCTTCACCTACAGGCCACTCACTTTGTGGGAGGGTCCGGCGGGGACCCCGATCGACGACAGCGACGACGTCCCGGGTTCCCAACTGCTGTTCATCACCGACACGGGGATCAGCGCCCGAGACCAGGCGGGGACCGGCATCCCGGCCTCTCGGAGTGTCTCGGACCTGTTGGGGACGACGGAGGCCGCGCAGAAGAATTTCATCTCCGTCGCCAACACCAGCGAGGACCGGGCAGTGACGGTGCTGTTTCAATATCACAACGACGAGATGAAACGTGTTCTCTGGTACCTGCGGGTCCTGCGGGCCGGTGCCGCGGTCCTGGTCGATCCCTTCGATCACGAGATTCCAGGCACTGCTGACGGAGAGGGCGCCGGGGGGAGGGTGAACGTCAAGGACATCCTCTTCGACACGATCCCGGCTCTGAGCTCCGAAGAGGATGCCGGCTTCAATTCCGGGCGATTCGTGATTGCCGTCACGGCGGTGGGTGCAAACACGGTCGACGATCCCGACACCAGCGGCAACGAAAGCAACACGGCTGACACGGCGAACATCCTCTTCCCCACATTCCTGGCCAAGGACCTGCACGGGGTGGACAACATCGACAATTGCGGAGAGATCAGGACCGCCGTCGGCGCCACCGCGGAAGACAACAACCTCGAATACACCGGGCATGGCATTGACGGAGCCAATGATTGCTCCCAAGCGAGCGACGCTGCCGGTGCCGACGATACCTCCAGGAACGTCGGCGACTTGAGCATCCACAACTACCAGCCCCTGGCTTTCAACTGGTTGACCGGCCACCACACGGCGGCCCAGCTCCTTCCGGACCTGGGCGAGGGGATCGCCTGGGGCGTGAACGCCTTGACGCGACCGGCCATTGCGATCTCCGGAGCGGCGGGTGCGGTTCACATCGGAATCGACGTCCCTTATACCGTCCTGGACGGCGCGAACGGGGGTCGTTTGGCCCCCAAGGTGCATGGGGGCGCCGAGGAGGAGAACGCCGCGACCGACGACGACAACCGAGCCGACGACAGCGGCGCCGGGGCTCCCGTGGCCCAGGATCCGACGGCCTCGGAGAACAACCGGGTCGTCAACGGCGGGGCGCTGGTATGGCCGGCCCTGTACCGGACCGCCCACCAGGAGCAGCGGGTCCGGTTCCTGTCCGTGGCAGATGACTACGGCGACCCTGGCGAGTACCAACTCCTTGCCGCCAGGACTCTGTACAGGATCGCGCTCCACGACGCCATGGGAAATGTATTGTCGTTCCCCGAGACGGATCTCCCGGTGTTCGGTGGACTGCCCCTTCCCGAGCCTCCGCCGAGCCTCCATGTCCTGGTGGATGGGATCGGAGTCCTGCCCAATGCTTCTCCGGAGGATTGCATCGGGAATGCCCGGGTCGAAGGTTGGAGCTTGGCCGACCTGACGGACATCGTCCCATCGTCGGCCGCCGGCGGGAAGGACTTTGCGGGTCTGGACGCCCCGGTCGATCCGGAGACAAACGCTTCACCGGGGTGGGTGAGGTTTCACCGCACCCAGGTCACATGCACCAGGGACTATGGAGACGGAGACCCTTCCGACAGCTCGATTGAGATTCCCGACGGCGTTCCGACCCAGGACAAGAGGTCGTTCATCGGCGGCACCGTGGTGGTGGAGAAGGAGACGGCGAACCGCACCTTCGTCACGGCGGGGCAAGTCGTCGTGAGATTCCTGACCCCGCACTCGGCCTTCGGGGCCTCATGGTGGCTGGGCGAAGATTAG